In Manis pentadactyla isolate mManPen7 chromosome 11, mManPen7.hap1, whole genome shotgun sequence, one DNA window encodes the following:
- the RNF31 gene encoding E3 ubiquitin-protein ligase RNF31 isoform X4 produces the protein MPGEAEEQAFLEARTELARALRRDSGQAFSLEQLWPLLVTSLPPAARYLQLDAARLVRCNAHGEPRNYLNTLSTALNILEKYGRNLLSPQRPRYWRGVKFNNPVFRSTVDAVQGGRDVLRLYGYTEEQPDGLSFPEGQEEPDEHQVATVTLEVLLLRTELSLLLQNTHPRQQALEQLLKDKVEDDILQLSEFATLLREIAPGPLNTPFVPGSTPGPCDLCGSIPGTLHCSACKQALCLVCDRLFHGHPSRAHHLRQTLPGAPQATHLSPSLPASAPPQPQPASLLALGDSSVSSPDPASARLPWHCAACAVLNEPWAVLCVACDRPRGCKGLGLGTESPQGAGSLEPELARGRWACQSCTFENEAAAVLCAICERPRLAQPPSLVVDSRDAGICLHPFQQGNTLLSSAQTPVWYCVHCTFCNLGPGWVCAMCNRTSSPIPVQRTPELHVTSLEERPPEPGPPRCLSGSLPSSCGDAEKQRQDKMREEGLQLVIKIREGEAAGASPEEVFSALQYSGTEVPLQWLRSELPYVLEMVAELAGQQDPRLGAFSCQEARKAWLDRHGNLDEAVEECVRARRRKVQELQALGFGPEEGSLQALFQHGGDVARALTELQRQRLEPFHQRLWDNGPEPTPSWDGPDKQSLVRRLLAVYTLPSWGRAELALSLLQETPRNYELGDVVEAVRHSQDRAFLRRLLAQECAVCGWALPRSRMQALTSCECTICPDCFRQHFTIALKEKHITDMVCPACGRPDLTDDTQLLSYFSTLDIQLRESLEPDAYALFHKKLTEGVLMRDPKFLWCAQCSFGFIYEREQLEATCPQCHQTFCVLCKRQWEEQHRGRSCEDFQNWKRTNDPEYQAQGLAMYLQENGIDCPKCKFSYALARGGCMHFHCTQCRHQFCSGCYNAFYAKNTLQCLHLPPFLHSSQRGS, from the exons ATGCCAGGGGAGGCGGAGGAGCAGGCCTTCCTGGAAGCCCGCACGGAGCTGGCCAGAGCCCTGAGGAGGGATTCCGGGCAGGCGTTTTCCCTGGAGCAGCTCTGGCCGCTCCTGGTCACTTCTCTGCCGCCAGCAGCCCGCTACCTGCAACTGGACGCCGCACGCCTGGTTCGCTGCAACGCTCATGGAGAG CCCCGAAACTACCTCAACACCCTGTCAACGGCCCTGAATATCCTGGAGAAATATGGCCGCAACCTCCTCAGCCCTCAGCGGCCCCGGTACTGGCGCGGGGTCAAGTTTAACAACCCTGTTTTTCGCAGCACGGTGGATGCTGTGCAG GGGGGCCGGGATGTTCTGCGATTGTATGGCTACACAGAGGAGCAGCCAGATGGGTTGAGCTTCCCTGAGGGTCAGGAGGAGCCAGATGAGCACCAAGTTGCTACAGTCACACTGGAAGTACTGCTGCTTCGGACAGAGCTCAGTCTGCTGTTACAG AATACTCACCCAAGACAGCAGGCACTGGAGCAGCTGCTGAAAGACAAAGTTGAAGATGAT aTACTGCAGCTCTCAGAGTTTGCCACCCTGCTGAGAGAGATTGCTCCTGGCCCCCTCAACACACCCTTTGTCCCAG GCTCCACTCCTGGTCCCTGCGACCTCTGTGGTTCTATCCCAGGCACACTGCACTGCTCAGCCTGTAAGCAGGCTTTGTGTTTAGTTTGTGATCGCCTGTTCCACGGGCACCCATCCCGTGCCCATCACCTCCGCCAGACCCTGCCTGGGGCCCCCCAGGCCACACATCTGAGCCCTAG CTTACCTGCCTCAGCTCCTCCGCAGCCTCAGCCAGCCTCCCTGCTGGCCCTGGGAGACAGCTCTGTTTCTTCTCCCGATCCTGCGAGTGCCCGTTTGCCCTGGCACTGTGCTGCCTGTGCTGTGCTAAATGAACCGTGGGCGGTGCTCTGTGTGGCCTGTGATCGGCCCCGAGGCTGTAAGGGGTTGGGGCTGGGGACTGAGAGTCCCCAAGGAGCTGGGAGTCTAGAACCTGAGCTTGCACGGGGTCGCTGGGCCTGCCAGAGCTGCACCTTTGAGAATGAGGCAGCGGCTGTGCTGTGTGCCATATGTGAGCGACCTCGGTTGGCTCAGCCTCCTAGCTTGGTGGTGGATTCTCGGGATGCTGGCATTTGCCTGCATCCCTTTCAG CAGGGGAATACTTTGCTCTCCTCTGCCCAGACTCCAGTTTGGTACTGTGTTCACTGTACCTTCTGCAACTTGGGCCCTGGCTGGGTGTGTGCTATGTGCAACCGGACTAGCAGCCCCATCCCAGTACAGCGCACCCCCGAGCTACATGTCACCTCTTTGGAAGAGCGACCTCCTGAGCCAGGGCCTCCACGATGCCTCAGTGGCTCCCTGCCCAGTTCCTGTGGAGACGCGGAGAAGCAGCGCCAAGACAAGATGAGAGAGGAAGGTCTCCAGCTTGTGATCAAGATCCGG GAAGGTGAAGCTGCAGGCGCCAGTCCAGAGGAGGTCTTCTCGGCTCTGCAGTACTCGGGCACTGAGGTGCCCCTGCAGTGGTTGCGCTCAGAGCTGCCCTACGTGCTGGAGATGGTGGCTGAGCTGGCTGGACAGCAGGACCCAAGGCTAGGTGCCTTTTCCTGTCAAGAGGCCCGGAAAGCCTGGCTAGATCGTCACGGCAATCTTGATGAAGCGGTGGAGGAGTGTGTGAGGGCCCGGCGGAGGAAG GTGCAGGAGCTCCAGGCCCTGGGCTTTGGGCCTGAGGAAGGATCTCTTCAAGCATTGTTCCAACATGGGGGTGACGTGGCACGGGCCCTGACTGAGCTACAACGCCAGCGCCTTGAGCCCTTCCATCAGCGTCTCTGGGACAATGGCCCTGAGCCCACCCCTTCCTGGGATGGGCCAGACAAGCAG AGCCTGGTCAGACGGCTTTTGGCAGTGTACACGCTCCCCAGCTGGGGCCGGGCCGAGCTGGCGCTGTCACTGCTGCAGGAGACACCCAGGAACTATGAGTTGGGGGACGTGGTGGAAGCTGTGAGGCACAGCCAGGACCGGGCCTTCCTGCGCCGCTTGCTTGCCCAGGAGTGTGCAGTGTGCGGCTGGGCCCTGCCCCGCAGCCGG ATGCAGGCCCTGACGTCCTGTGAGTGTACCATCTGTCCTGACTGCTTCCGCCAGCACTTCACTATTGCCTTGAAGGAGAAACACATCACAGACATGGTGTGCCCTGCCTGTGGTCGTCCCGACCTCACCGATGACACGCAGTTGCTCAGCTACTTCTCCACCCTCGACATCCAG CTTCGAGAGAGCCTAGAGCCAGATGCCTATGCACTGTTTCACAAGAAGCTGACTGAAGGTGTGCTCATGCGGGACCCTAAGTTCTTGTGGTGTGCGCAG TGCTCCTTTGGCTTCATATATGAGCGTGAGCAGCTGGAGGCAACATGTCCCCAGTGTCACCAGACCTTCTGTGTTCTCTGCAAGCGCCAG TGGGAGGAGCAGCACCGAGGCCGAAGCTGCGAGGATTTCCAGAACTGGAAACGCACCAATGACCCAGAATACCAGGCCCAGGGACTGGCGATGTATCTGCAGGAAAATGGCATTG actgccccaAGTGCAAGTTCTCATACGCACTGGCCCGAGGAGGCTGCATGCATTTCCACTGCACCCAGTGCCGCCACCAGTTCTGCAGTGGCTGCTACAATGCCTTTTACGCCAAGAAT ACCCTCCAATGTCTCCATCTTCCCCCATTCCTACACTCCTCACAAAGGGGTTCCTGA